In Alkalimarinus alittae, the DNA window ACTTCAGAAAACTCTCTATCGACCAATAATACTTTGGTTTCAGCGTGCTGGAGAATAAACGAGATGGCCTCAGCATCAAGTCGAGTATTAATGGAGTTAAGAACCGCGCCACTCATGGGGATGCCAAAGTGAGCTTCAAAGTGCTCGCTAATGTTTGGCGCAATAATCGATACAGTTTGCCCCTTGGTGATTCCGCGTTTATTCAATGCACTGGCTAATTGACGGCATCGATCATAGACCTCTGCCCAGTTTTTGCGGATGTTTCCATTTACTGTTGCTGTTTTGTGGGGGTAAACAAATGCAGATCGCTCTAAAAAAGAAATAGGGCTAAGTGCCGCATAATTTGCAGCATTTTGATCAAGGGACTGTTCGAATATGTTGTTATTTTGGGTCATTTTTTTACCTGATGGCGTCACATTTCTAATAAGTTAAATTTCGCTGACTCTTATTTTGATACGTATTTAAAAAGTATATTGCCTTTTCGGTTATGGCTCTCTAATCATTTAGTCTTATTGTTTACGAGTATAGTCAGAAGAAATGTTAGTTGCTTTACATCGACTCACGCCCCTGATAAGCGACAAGGGTCTTACTTTTTACGCTGTACTCAATTTAATGCTTTTTTGGAATTTCGATACGGGTATACTATTCTTCTTATAAATTTTGAGGGAGAAGGGTATGGAAGGTGGATCAACAACGCTATTCTGGGTTTCGTTAGGGCTTATCTTAAGCTGCGTTATTGTTATTACGTTGTTTATAGTTTTTGTGCATACGATGCCTGGGAAAATTGCTGAAAAGCGTGGCAACCCTCAAGCTAAAGCGATTGAAATAACCTCATTATTAGGCCTGCTGGTTTTTCCGTTATGGATGGCTGCGCTTGTTTGGTCTTACCTAAAACCATTTACAGTGTCGGTTGCCGTTGTTGATGGCGAGCTTACTCCTCGAGCTAAAGAACTAGAACCAGAAAAAGAACACACTGTAGCTGAAAGCTCACAGATATTAGCATCAACTAACGAGCAGGGTGAGGCTTAATCATGGAATTATTAGTTACGATCGCCTATTTCTGTTTTGTATGGATAGTCTTTTTTAAGTTCGAGTGGTTACGTTTCTCGTTGTTCTGGAAATTTGTTGTATTTGGGATATATATTGGTGCAGCGTTAT includes these proteins:
- a CDS encoding DUF3302 domain-containing protein encodes the protein MEGGSTTLFWVSLGLILSCVIVITLFIVFVHTMPGKIAEKRGNPQAKAIEITSLLGLLVFPLWMAALVWSYLKPFTVSVAVVDGELTPRAKELEPEKEHTVAESSQILASTNEQGEA